From the Rhinatrema bivittatum chromosome 7, aRhiBiv1.1, whole genome shotgun sequence genome, one window contains:
- the RGS9BP gene encoding regulator of G-protein signaling 9-binding protein: protein MVKEECRDLLDALNRATACYRHLVLTLGGTSDSPSLREELRRTRRRAQQLAAANRSRLTVLLRERGAGREERAELERLWVLFATCLDALEADMRRALELGRRFPLRAAATPPLLRTGMSGATAALAARAAGPNAAEPEEGGEEEEEEIGRLEEMVRQMETQVNVPRWTVEARQDPGAELKSTPSRGASSSLGVIAAARESKPCDLSKLLAGSVFTAVLIVAIVLAVCVVKLS from the coding sequence ATGGTGAAGGAGGAGTGCAGGGATCTGTTGGACGCCCTGAACCGGGCGACCGCCTGCTACCGGCACCTGGTGCTGACCCTGGGGGGCACCTCGGACTCGCCCAGCCTGCGCGAGGAGCTGCGCCGGACGCGGCGGCGAGCCCAGCAGCTGGCCGCGGCCAACCGGAGCCGGCTCACCGTCCTGCTGCGGGAGCGCGGCGCGGGCCGGGAGGAGCGCGCCGAGCTGGAGCGGCTCTGGGTGCTCTTCGCCACCTGCCTGGACGCGCTGGAGGCGGACATGCGGAGGGCGCTGGAGCTGGGCCGGCGCTTCCCGCTGCGCGCGGCGGCCACGCCGCCCCTGCTGCGGACGGGCATGAGCGGGGCCACGGCGGCTCTGGCCGCCCGTGCCGCGGGGCCCAACGCCGCGGAGCCGGAGGAGGgaggcgaggaggaggaggaggagatcggCCGGCTGGAGGAAATGGTACGCCAGATGGAAACGCAGGTGAACGTCCCTCGGTGGACCGTGGAAGCCCGGCAGGACCCCGGAGCGGAGCTGAAGTCCACCCCGAGCAGGGGCGCCTCGTCCTCGCTAGGCGTGATCGCTGCTGCCCGCGAGAGTAAACCCTGCGATCTCAGCAAGCTTTTAGCCGGGAGCGTTTTCACGGCGGTTCTGATCGTGGCAATCGTTTTAGCCGTCTGCGTGGTCAAACTCTCTTAG